A genomic stretch from Cryomorphaceae bacterium 1068 includes:
- the lptE gene encoding LPS assembly lipoprotein LptE — MTQKLRISLVLFVVAISGCTVNYSFTGADIPADADTFSIQQFQIATPQAAPEYGLVLSESLKDLMLAQTRLDLAEKRGDLQFEGVVTGYQIGNAAISSEEFTSLNRLTITVKVKYTNTIEKDKSFEKNFSRFVDYDSQQNFSDIETELVEDVNSQLIQDIFDASLGAW, encoded by the coding sequence TTGACACAAAAACTCCGAATATCACTTGTACTCTTTGTGGTCGCCATTTCAGGATGCACGGTAAATTACTCTTTTACCGGGGCAGATATTCCTGCTGACGCCGACACTTTTTCGATTCAGCAATTTCAGATTGCCACGCCGCAGGCTGCACCCGAATACGGATTGGTATTGTCTGAGTCTCTCAAAGACCTTATGCTCGCTCAGACTCGATTGGATTTGGCCGAAAAACGAGGAGATCTTCAATTCGAAGGTGTGGTAACGGGGTATCAGATTGGTAATGCCGCCATTTCCAGCGAAGAATTTACGAGTCTCAACAGGCTCACCATTACGGTAAAGGTGAAATACACCAACACAATTGAAAAGGATAAAAGCTTCGAGAAAAACTTTTCGCGATTTGTCGATTACGACTCGCAACAGAACTTCTCTGATATAGAAACTGAACTCGTAGAAGACGTGAACAGCCAGCTAATCCAAGATATTTTTGACGCTTCACTCGGAGCCTGGTAG
- a CDS encoding sigma-54 dependent transcriptional regulator — translation MDIQQVKQRFGIIGNSRLLNRALDIAVQVAPTDISVLITGESGTGKETMPQIIHALSARKHGQYIAVNCGAIPEGTIDSELFGHEKGAFTGAHDSRKGYFEVANGGTIFLDEVAELPLQTQVRLLRVLETGEFLRVGSSKNIKTDVRIIAATNVNMDKAISKGTFREDLFYRLNSVPIYLPPLRDRKEDIHLLFRKFAVDFAEKYKMPAIRLNEDAITLLENYNWPGNIRQLKNITEQLSVIEEERNITAEIMRQYLPEVGNSNLPAIISQKDGSSGGNDFSEREILYKVLFEMRQDVSDLKSIVLELMQNRTNEDSLRTKNPSAIKRLFQDNQEFERNEETDVDHNFTPADYNISKPSPAQYIDEHEEVEETLSLEQTERDLIERALKKHNNRRKWAAKELGISERTLYRKIKEYNLN, via the coding sequence ATGGATATACAACAAGTAAAACAACGTTTTGGAATTATCGGTAATTCCCGTTTGCTCAATCGGGCACTCGATATTGCAGTACAGGTAGCTCCGACTGATATTTCTGTTTTGATCACAGGTGAAAGTGGAACGGGAAAAGAGACCATGCCCCAGATTATCCATGCCCTGAGCGCCAGAAAGCACGGACAGTACATCGCTGTAAACTGCGGAGCAATTCCGGAAGGAACTATTGACTCTGAACTATTTGGTCACGAAAAAGGAGCATTTACCGGCGCACACGATTCTCGCAAAGGGTATTTCGAAGTGGCCAATGGAGGAACAATCTTTCTGGACGAGGTAGCAGAACTGCCGCTACAAACTCAAGTGCGACTACTACGGGTGTTAGAAACCGGTGAATTCCTTCGTGTAGGATCGTCCAAAAACATTAAGACAGACGTACGGATCATCGCTGCTACCAATGTCAATATGGATAAGGCCATTTCAAAAGGAACTTTCCGAGAAGACCTTTTTTACCGATTGAATTCAGTTCCGATATACCTTCCTCCCTTGCGGGATCGCAAAGAAGATATCCATTTGCTGTTTCGGAAATTCGCGGTTGACTTTGCTGAAAAGTACAAGATGCCTGCAATCCGTCTGAATGAAGACGCAATTACTCTTTTAGAAAATTACAACTGGCCCGGAAACATTAGGCAACTCAAAAATATTACCGAACAGCTTTCGGTAATAGAGGAAGAGCGGAATATTACCGCCGAAATTATGCGTCAATACCTTCCTGAAGTTGGTAACTCCAATTTACCAGCTATCATCAGCCAAAAAGATGGCTCAAGTGGAGGCAATGACTTCAGCGAAAGAGAAATACTGTACAAGGTTCTTTTCGAAATGCGTCAAGACGTAAGCGATCTTAAGTCGATCGTACTTGAGCTCATGCAAAACCGCACGAATGAAGACAGCCTGAGAACCAAAAACCCTTCGGCGATCAAGCGTCTGTTTCAAGACAATCAGGAGTTTGAACGAAATGAGGAGACAGATGTAGATCACAATTTTACTCCGGCGGACTACAATATCTCGAAACCATCACCAGCACAATATATAGATGAGCACGAAGAAGTAGAAGAGACACTATCTCTGGAGCAAACGGAAAGAGATTTGATTGAAAGAGCGCTTAAGAAGCATAACAACCGCAGGAAGTGGGCCGCTAAAGAATTGGGTATTTCGGAACGAACCTTGTATCGCAAAATCAAGGAATACAACCTTAACTAA
- the miaB gene encoding tRNA (N6-isopentenyl adenosine(37)-C2)-methylthiotransferase MiaB: MKSQSMLEEERQGEATLLESKSTKKGRKLYLESYGCAMNFADSEIVASIMQENGFETTRDSEEADLILINTCSIRDKAEQRIRKRLMQFNTQKKKKRSDMMIGILGCMAERLKEKLLEEEKLVDLVVGPDAYRELPSLVEEVTDGRKAVNVLLSREETYAEINPVRLDSGGVTSFISIMRGCDNMCSFCVVPFTRGRERSRDPETIVHEAKYLFEQGYREVTLLGQNVDSYRWNISKKGEIIDPEKETVNFAQLMEKVALVHPDLRIRFSTSHPKDMTDDVLHTMAKYENICKYIHLPVQSGNSDVLKRMNRGYTREWYMNRIEAIRRIMPMAAISTDIITGFCGETDEEHADTLSIIKEVMYEYAYTFKYSERPKTLAERKYEDDVPEEVKQKRLEEIITIQRAGSTVRNKASVGKTFKVLVEGVSKKSDQMLYGRNSQNAVIVFDRGEIELKTYVDVRVTDYTSATLIGEVVNQ, from the coding sequence ATGAAATCACAGAGTATGCTAGAGGAAGAACGACAAGGCGAAGCAACTTTGCTAGAAAGTAAAAGCACCAAGAAGGGAAGAAAACTCTATTTGGAGAGTTATGGTTGTGCTATGAATTTTGCGGATAGCGAAATAGTAGCTTCCATCATGCAAGAAAATGGCTTTGAAACCACTCGTGATAGCGAAGAAGCGGATTTGATTCTGATCAATACTTGCTCAATTCGCGATAAAGCTGAACAACGGATTCGCAAGCGATTGATGCAGTTTAATACCCAGAAGAAAAAAAAGCGATCGGATATGATGATCGGTATCCTTGGCTGCATGGCTGAGCGCCTTAAAGAAAAACTACTGGAGGAGGAAAAACTCGTAGACCTTGTAGTCGGACCGGACGCCTATCGTGAACTACCCTCATTAGTTGAAGAAGTAACTGATGGTCGAAAAGCAGTGAATGTATTGCTTTCGCGAGAAGAAACTTACGCGGAAATAAATCCCGTGCGTCTGGATAGCGGAGGTGTGACCAGCTTCATATCGATTATGCGAGGCTGTGACAACATGTGTTCTTTTTGTGTTGTGCCGTTTACTCGTGGCCGCGAAAGAAGCCGTGATCCAGAAACAATCGTCCATGAAGCCAAATACCTCTTTGAACAAGGGTACCGAGAAGTGACCTTGCTGGGCCAGAACGTAGATTCGTACCGATGGAATATTTCCAAAAAAGGTGAAATAATTGATCCCGAAAAGGAAACGGTAAACTTTGCGCAATTGATGGAAAAAGTGGCTTTGGTGCACCCTGACCTTCGAATACGTTTTTCTACCTCTCACCCGAAGGATATGACCGATGACGTGTTGCATACTATGGCCAAATACGAGAATATTTGCAAGTACATTCACCTTCCTGTGCAAAGTGGAAACAGCGATGTTCTTAAAAGAATGAATCGAGGCTATACGCGTGAGTGGTATATGAATCGAATCGAAGCGATAAGACGCATCATGCCGATGGCAGCGATCAGCACTGATATCATTACGGGGTTTTGTGGTGAGACAGATGAAGAACACGCAGATACACTGTCGATTATTAAAGAGGTGATGTACGAATATGCCTACACTTTTAAATATTCAGAGAGACCAAAAACATTGGCGGAGAGAAAATACGAAGACGATGTTCCTGAAGAGGTAAAGCAAAAACGGTTAGAAGAAATTATCACGATTCAACGCGCAGGAAGTACAGTTCGAAACAAAGCTTCGGTTGGAAAAACATTTAAAGTCTTGGTGGAAGGTGTTTCAAAAAAATCTGATCAAATGCTATACGGACGTAACAGCCAGAATGCTGTGATTGTATTTGACCGAGGAGAAATTGAGCTCAAAACATATGTGGATGTGAGAGTTACGGATTACACATCTGCTACCTTAATAGGTGAAGTAGTCAATCAATAA